atatcagaaaaacgTTGAAAAGTGTCACAAaggagcaaagaaaccagaaaatattcacatttcagtAGCTGGAATAAGAggatttttactttttctttcttaaaataTTATTCAATCCGATtattcaattatcaaaatagttgatgaTTAATTTAAAGGTTGACAACTAGTCAATAactcgttgcagctctagtgaTTTATGTGTACGGTTGGGCTAAGATATCTCAAACCCAATTAAAGCACTTATTTTGGCCTCTTTCGACTGTaggctgaacattttttttctctgctgatgGTATTGGTAATTgtgttcaaaatgtgttttaacagAAAGCTAAGAAAGGTGTCCAGTGAGCTCGCAGACAAGATGGATGCTCTGACTCTTGAGGATCTCAGTCTGAGCGAGTCCAAGAACTCTATGGAACAGATGTCGCAATTGGAGAACATTTTCTCCTTCCCAACTGCTGACTCTGCTGCTTTCCCCAAGAGCCACTGTCAAGAGTTTATGCAACAAATTCAACACCTTCCCCCAGGTAAAATATTCAGTATTCAAGCTTACCTGCTTGACATAAGCTGAGCAAAAGCAGAATGCTAATTGCAGTATACTAATGTAATATATCCTTTCTCTCTGTGCATCTTGTACAGGGGTGACGGTGTGTGTGATATCTGTGCTCGGAGTAAAACCTGGTGAGATGGGTGATAGCATCATACTGTCGCGTCTTGAGAAGGGATCTGCGCCAGTCACTGTTCACATCCCCACCTCAAAACAGCAGGTACGGTAAATGATATAGAATCATAGCCACAATCTGAATCCAGACAGTGTAAATGCTTGTGGCTTTAGCAATATGGAGACAGTACCCACTTTAAAATCTTGCCCTGCTCAcattctttgtctttctgttttgcAGCACCCCATGAGTTGGCTGGTGCAGGAGATGGATAGTATTCAGGTGGAACAGAAGGTTGTGAGCTGTGTGTCTGAGAAAGCCAAGTGGTGGGAGGGCCGCAGGGCACTCGACTCTCGAGTTGAGGTAAGTGGAGAAGAACGACTGTACTGCTTGGGAGTCAGAATGACTGCATTAATTATTCAACGTTATTTACTTCCACTCAGACGCattgacaaagaaaacatgatacTGTAAGAATATTGTTCAAGTTTTGACTAAGAAAAATCACTTAAAGGTTTGTAAAAATCTCCCATGTTTCTTTCAGCGGCTGATGAAGGAGATGGAGGGATTGCTGGGATGCTGGAGAAGCTTTCTTCTCCCACTTTCTTTGGATCCTGAGGTCTCTAATCAGGCTCGACACCTTTGCAAGTCCTTGTCTGCAAAGGGAGTGACAGTCAGTGAAGAGATGTTGAAGGTATGTGGCTTTTTTCACTCTATACCTTTTTAGCATCAGAATCTGACCTTCTATTCTGTCCTGGTCTCAAAGCGGCCGcgaaaaggaaaagacaaaacaactcCCGCTTACACTTCTGACTTGTGTTTCAGGCCGTGTTGTCTGCCTCTCCTGTGCTCTCCCAAGAAGACCTTAAAAGATTCGCTCTGGGAGTTTCTCCACAGTGGGACATGGAGTGTGACCAGCTTCTTCGTGCCACTGTGTCCCGGCTTGCTGGCAGAGACGAGCCCCGCGGTCATGTGGTTCTCATCCTGGACAAGGTTGGGTTCATCATCTCTGCTGAATACTTATTTACCTGTAGTCTGATGTGTGCACAGAGCCGCTTTTTGAGAGAGAAAATGCATCCAAAGCACCGTTTTGTCCTTTGTATGGTAGGATAATGCTGAAATGTACAACCTTCTCTCCTGTTCCCTTTTGCAGTACCTTCAGAAGCTGCCGTGGGAGAGCATCTCCATCTTAAGATCTCGCTCTGTCAGCCGAATGCCGTCTCTGCACTCACTAATTGGACTGAGCATTCAAAAAGAGGTGAGATTAAGCTCTTTATGCCCTGTGGTGCAGATGTAAGTTACTTCATGACAGTTAGGTTCAGTGATGGTTATGGATACTCTTATTACTTCCCCTGTAGACCGAACCTCAGTCCATCCTGAAGCAAGGTGTGGATAcaaagcaggtgttttatgtGCTGGACCCTGATGCCAATTTAGGAAACTCTCAAGACCGATTCAAGGAATGGTTCAGCAGGTGAGACCAACAATCAAGAAAAACACTCGATTTGTCTGAAAGTTTTTCTGTCGCTGGTCTGTTTTCTTCCCATTTACtacattattgttttcattaaagtAATCTGGATTGGAAGGGTGTGTGTGGAGCTGCGCCTGACTCGGGTCAGCTGGAAGAAGCTGTTGCGACCAAGGATCTATACATGTGAGTTTGTGACAATCTTGTGTATCCTGATATGGAGGGGAAATGATAGTTACACTTCATGACAAGGCTAATTGTTGAAAGTTCATTTAAATTCCAgtattctgtcatatttttGTACAAGATTTATTTGATATTAAGCTCTTTGATTAGATAACCTGTTTTACTTTATATCCACCCTGTCCATGTCCCTCTCACCTTGAACTGCTTTAGTTACGTGGGTCACGGTGCAGGTGCACGATTCTTGGACAGCCAGGCGGTCCTAAAGCGGCAGATGAGAGCAGCCTCCCTGCTTTTTGGGTGCAGCAGTGCTGCTCTGGCAGTTCGCGGGGATCAGGAAGGACAAGGCATCATCCTAAACTACCTCATAGCAGGCTGGTGAGATATCTGTCTTTACTGTTTGTTAAAGATCGGTTAATACtatagaaagaaagaagggtTAGAGTTGTTTTATATCTTGATGTGGCAGATCCACAAACCTGAATTTACCAATTTTCTTTATTCCTTAGTTACATCTCAGGATATTGTCTTCACAGATTTGTGAGACACAAATCAATGTTTTTGACTggtctgaaaaaaaacaagacagcagCCGccaatctgtttttgtttttgttttgtttgttttttttgtgaaaaacacaatataGCGTTACAAgcaatgtaaatgtttattcaATCTATGATGTGGAATAGTTCAATTTCAGTGAAAGTTGTGGAGGTATATTTAGTGATTCTCCTAGTGCGTCTGTCATGactatttcttttttgttcccCCTCCTTAGCCCCTTTGTTTTGGGAAACCTGTGGGATGTGACAGATCGGGATATTGATCGCTTCACTAAAGCCTTGTTGGAGTCCTGGTTATCTGCTGGGTCTGGTGCTCCCCTCTTGGATTATATGGGCCCGTCACGTCAGGCCACACACCTGAAATACCTCATAGGAGCTGCACCTGTAGTCTATGGCTTACCAGTCCACCTGCAGTAGTTGGGCTGATGCACATAAGCTCTTCCTCAAACAAGCTATGCAGTATCTATTATTACTTCAGCAAACAAGCTGAAGGACATGACTTTAACTTGAAGTtgtcctccttgtcctccttgTTTTTGCAAGATTAAAATATACTGCGTTTCCTTAATTTAAACCAATGCTTCCATTTTTTATACCTATAGTACTAACTATAgtgtaaatgattttaaatatcTTGCTATTTTTTGAATGGACTTTTAATCTGTTGATTGAACGACAATTTATGAATAAATGTGTTCTCACATACAGTCGGTGTCTGCATTGTGGAAATGACTTTCTAATTAGGGAAATGCCTTTACagaactttttttattatttatttacattgtcAGAACAAGAAATACGTGCACGGAGTATGTGCATCTatcatttgaaacatttttttttcctgtggaGACAAGTTAGATCTTACACAGCATCTTGATCTTGTTCTTACAATAATAGTATATCTTTTTTGTGACAATGTATTCTCATTGTGACTTCCTTGacttgaaaatgtttcttttaaattgtATGTGTAGTTTATGGCTCAATCCAAAgggatcaaaaaatgatttatctccattcactaccaaacagttttctgaaataaggtcccagggGGCAAACCGGAAGGTGCATGACTTCGGCTCTcctacagtcctgctcaccattattggcaccccttcattttttgcataacctctacagtatcgtcagaaataaatggaaatgtaccaaatttatatcatcaggatcttttaatcggaggtccaaagtaatttaacaaagaaaattgttttttcaacttacatattgtaatttcaaagaagaaacagaaaaaacagcatgtgcagcaataatggcacccctctttaatatctggttgcacaccctttggcagtgatgacagcctccaaatgtttcttatacgcttctataagcttcttgcacttctcagctggtattttctcccactctgtctttgcaaattgttcaagctcttgaacgtttgcaggtttcttttccccaatggcagatttcagctcataccaaagattttcaatcggattgagatcaggactcatggctggccattttaaaacagtccattttttccttttcaaccattcctgcgtgcttttggatgtgtgctttgggtctttgtcttgctggaggacccatgatcttcgactcaaaccaagttttcttacactgggtaggacatttcactctaaaatctcttgataattctctgatttcatgattcctgtgatacggtcaaggcctccagtaccagatgcagcaaagcagccccacagcattatggatcctccaccatgcttaactgttggtagggtgttcttttccttgtaggcttcattgtgTAGTCTATAAAAAGCTGTgggtgtgcattgccaaaaagctctatttttgtttcatctgtccacagaacattttcccagaaggattgtggtttgtccaggtactctttggcaaagattagttgttcctttttatgtcttttcctcagcagtgatgtcttccttggccttcgcccatgaagccctgtttggtttagtgtgcggcgtatggtacttgttgaaaccatgactccagactgttccagattggccttcaggtctttggatgtttgacgtggtgttttttccaccattcgcaccaactttcgaagacttctctcatcaatttttctcttccccccacgtccagggaggttcttgacagttccatgcttggcaaacttcttaataacattacgcactgttgaaacagggacaccaaggtctttggagatggccttataccctttggaggtcttgtgtttgccaattatcgcacttctgatgtcctcagacagctcctttgtcttcaccattgtgacaaaggaacaggggataacagatggctttttaaaacagggaagtcatcattcattggctaattcatgtcacatgggcacagacaatttatcataGGTGATTTCTCATTtgtgaacacaatgtgtttccatactgatttacagcgaagggtgccaataccagtgacacagcaagctttaaggttttctattttttcctcccattgtttattgttttaaattgttgtttatcatttgctcttttgtatcaaacacaagttctctatagaaaagaaatgtttcacttgattcatttttttcagaagatattccacattatgtacttaaacttcatgggtgctaataatggtgagcaggactgtatatCAGGGAAACCAGTAATAATATTCTAAGATAATATTTAAAGTTTCAGTTTAATGTACAGTTGTatagcaaaaagaaaaaaaaataggttgATATTTGATAGCACAATGTACTGGCAACATTTAAGTACAAAATAATTGTCACTCCCACATATAATCAATCTGTAATGCTGATAACTGGATAGGAAATGGACTTCCATGTTGTTGCTTAAACTTGAAAATGCCAGTCCACCATTTCATTGGACAAAACTAcagttgtctgtgtttttacggaagccctaaagggccatgcattcatacattttatttcctccgttttcccgtgataacgagttaatttcatttgttttctcgagatctcgagttattatctcgaaataacaactgccattttcccgagataacgggataattttctcgacatctcgagataatgactgtgatatgataggcctgagattatggagacgcccaggacctcgtagctggtcagctatgtaattaacgacgacatcaggctcacttagattgcgccgccgatatagctgaagccttgctaaccgtctttttagattacgcacactaatgtgtatattatctgtaatagcaaggcataatgctatttcagcctgtgtcaggccttgattgaaaacatatgtGAAGCAGTGATcaatatgctcctgctcctctgacattgctacactgaatggtgtttcctgcaatgatttaatatactacactatcgttttgttttctcaagatctcaaattaattatatcgttatctcgggaaaacaaagtttcgttatctcaagatctcgagaaaattatctcgggaaaacggcagttgttatttcaagataataactcgagatctcgagaaaacaaatgaaattaactcgttatcacgggaaaacggaggaaataaaatgtatgaatgcatggccctttagggcttccgtattcAACTGCAATAGGTTGTgttatcaaacaaacaaaacgatagtgtagtatattaaatcattgcaggaaacaccattttgttttctcaagatctcgaattaattatatcgttatctcgggaaaacaaagtttcgttatctcgagatctcaagaaaattatcccattatctcgggaaaacagcagttgttatttcgagataactcgagatctcgagaaaaatttaattaactcgttatcacagaaaaaaggaggaaataaaatgtatgaatgcatggccctttagggcttccgtagtttttGTAAAGTGCCAATTGGACATTAAGTTggaattatatcgttatctcgggaaaacaaagtttcattatctcgagatctcaagaaaattatctcgttatctcgggaaaacaaagtttcgttatctcgagatgtcgagaaaattatcccgttatctcgggaaaacggcagttgttatttcgagataataactcgagatctcgagaaaacaaatgaaattaacttgttatcacgggaaaacggaggaaataaaatgtatgaatgcatggccctttagggtTTCCGTAGTTTTGTAAAGTGCCAATTGGACATTAAGTTTAGGTTGCGGTTTAAAAAACGAAAATGCATTTATGACAGGAATATTTAGGGGTATAGTTAAAACGATTAATcgagtttatgtttttttaaaagaagtttaTATTTTTAGATCATTTTTAGTGCTAGCAATGTATTTCTAAAACAAAAGTGAGTTCTATTTTTCAACATACATTGTGGACCTGCATGGATCAAACTTAATTTTGTCATGCCTGAACTTCCATATAACATGTCCtttctgcacacacatccaTTTTAGGTGACTGACATGCATTTAAAGTGCgaaataaatgttattgttgAGAACCATTAAATTCCCAACAACATTTGAAGCACATTTTAGTTAAAGCATTACACGCATGAGCAAGTTAGGAAACATCTTGCAAGGCTCAAGTGTAGTGAGCAGCTGCATCTCGTGTCCTGTCCGCAGGGGGGCGGTGTCTCGGACTAAAGACCGCCCCTCTCCGTCACCCGGAAACACTATCACCGAGGGTTCATTTGCATCGCGCTTCCAACATGGCGGTGAATCTCACAGACCTCTCCCTGCCTCAGCTAGAGGGACTCAAAACCCAGCTTGATCAGGTACGAGTAAAATATTTAGTATATTTGAGTTgtggctgtgttttttaatatagaCCTTATGAGGGCGATAATCTGAGCGAAGACATGAGGGTGGGGTGGCTAGCTAGCCCTGATGCTAACTGTGCAGACGTGAGTTGAATATCCCAGTCACCCGGTGTGTTTCATGTTAGCGTTGTCTGTCCCTCGTCCCTTCACGCATTTctacaacatttaaaaatgttgtagaaatgttagCTGTTGACATGTGTTGTTTCTAGTATATATTTCTACTCTCTTGTTGGATTCAGACAGATGACAGGTGTGCTTTTGTATGCAGTGATTCACTCTGTGTATTGACTCTCTCGCtgacttcagttgtttttgtacatttcgATGTTTCTGCAGGAGATTGAGTTCTTGACGTCTTCAATAGGTCAGCTCAAAGTCGTCCAGACCAAGTATGTTGAAGCAAAAGATAGTTTGAACGTCCTGAGCCAAAACAATAAAGGTGAGTAAACGTTTTATGACCCTTTTTTCCTAGCAAGGCTTTAATAATAATGAGCTCAACAGTGGTTCTTCATTTGGTATGGtcatcataaaaatgttaatcTCAGtcacaataatataaaaatattctcCTCAAAAGGCTTATTGCAATCAGTGTGTTGCTCAAAAATATGCGCTATGTCTTCGATGTGTAATGTCAGAAATTTCTGAAATCTACACATTTGAATCTGCAGCCGAAGTGGATCGTTTATTAATTTttgtcctctccctctcctctctcatacAGGAAAAGAATTGCTCGTGCCACTTACCAGCTCTGTATCCTTCATTTACTGTGGAGCAACCAGAATTTCATGTTTTGCTGTTTGGTGTGACGTGCTTTAAAAgaagttgtgtgtttcagaaATATACCTACATGTCCTTGACATTTGTTCTTCTCAGATGTACGTCCCTGGATCATTGAATGACGTGGAAACTGTTTTAGTGGATGTGGGGACAGGATACTATGTTGAAAAGGCAAATACATTCGCATTTGATAGCCCATGAATAAATATGCTTAATAATTTCTTCAGATGATGTaaaacattcttttttttacactttgtgtttctgtagaAAGTGGAAGACGCAAAGGCATTCTTCAAACGCAAGATAGACTTCCTCACAAAGCAGATAGAGAAAATTCAGCCAGCCCTTCAGGAAAAACATGCCATGAAACAAGGTGAGCGCACATTTTTCATACATATCTTTATTTCCTACTTTTTTCACCATGTTATCATTTTCTAATTTCaagtgatgtgttttaatgctACAATGCCCGATTATCTTTTTAGtaatacaataataaagtcTAAAGCATATTTTAAGAGTTGAATACTAACCTTCGAAAATGGGTTTCTGTTTGGACAGTGGAACATTTGTTTTGGCTCTATACCCTTCTATATTGGatttgaaattaaacaaaaaaagagtgtCTTATAATGTGTGACTACAATTTAAGTGTTCACATCCATATTGGATGAACGATACAGAAATTGTAGTCCTGTCTATACAGTAATCTCCTTGGTTTACAAGATAATATGCtaccaaaaaaaaatcctgattgCCAGAAAATATGCATGAGCACATTAGTAATACTAGTAAGTATAACGCCTCAATGTTGTAAATCTTTTTTAATTGGTCGGTTTTGTGCtgaattttgcatttttgtcaaaaaacagTTCCTGTTGCATTCACCCCTTTGCATTTATATATTTGCCCTTTAAAAATTCTAATGTTTACGCACCAAAATATTCACAAATCGTCTTCAGGCTTTAATTCAaatgtggaaaatgtgtttgcattaaAGTTTTTACTACAAAACATAGCAACTAGAAACCAAAGTAAGTTTTGAGTGGAAAGTAATCTGTATTTAATGATGAGAGTATTTCAAGGACAGTCAACAGTAACCTCACCTCACCTAGTTGATAACATAATACACACCTATTGACTTTGTACACTGTGTTCTGTCTTGCAGCTGTGATTGAAGTAATGAACGTGAAGATCCAGCAGCTACAACAGAGCCAACAGTCATCACAGGTGGTTGGGCCCACCAAGGCTTAATGAGAACACCTGTTTGAGCTCTTCATGATTGAAGGGGGGGGGTTTCTTAGGTTTATGTACATCTGCTGTTGTAGAGTAATGTTCCCCACTAATTCACACGAGTCATGTTAAATATTGAAGAATTCAAGTTTTCTTTTGTACACTGACACCAGAAAATCATATGTGGGCTGTTGTCATGGCAGAGCAACTATGTATACTTGGtcaattttaaattaattgaaatgGGTGTCCTTTTCATTTGCAAAATTAAAGAGGTCATTGTGCATTCAATGAACATTTAAGTGtctttcattgttgtgttttgtgtgtgaagtTTTAAGGCCCTGCATATATACGAAGATGTTTTCAGTTAAGTGATCCTGTTGAAGGTGGGCAGACTTAACTGTGCAAAAGTAAATATAAGGTTGATAAGAAACTTTTACAAAAGTCATTTATAGTCATTGTATCGTTTCCTTTGCTCCTCCTTGTTAATCAAACACTTGAAACAGCTGTAAACTTGTTGTTTAAACGCTGTGAGCGATAAAATGGcaaacagcttgtttttgttttccatgttgctcccacattccGATATGATGCACATGAACACATTACTTCCCAACTAGGGAAGTGGGAGCGTCCGAGGAGcacgtgaatgcagcatcaATGCTAGGAATTGCATGACGTCACGAGACTGAAGGGGTCTCATGAGCCACAAGTGAAATCAGCTGTGTTTAAGCAGAGGTGGTGGCAGGCtataataatgatatataaTTTGACAACTGTGTCAAGATTTGACCATTACAGGTTTAATCCACACGGGCATTAGCTCTTTCTTTGTATAGGGTTCAAGATTGAACCCAAACCTTCATGCATCTTTAGGCAATACTTAATTACACTTTCTAGAAGTGAGTTTTTGACATGTTAAAATGGGTTTATATTGATACAACTGACCCAATCGTTGAACAGAAAGTGTGTAGTCTGTTTTTCCAATAACAGTTTTGTAAACAATATGTATACATCAACATTTGGCTACTGCACACTATTCACTGTGTGATGAGCTGAAGTAAAGAGAAAACTTTGTAATGACATTTATGTATTTCAactttattatttgtttttttgtatcacCTCAAACTCTTTAAATAGGAAGTGAACATAAGCTGCTGATGCAGGACGTGACTTCGCCCCTATCAGTTCCAAAGTTTGCTCGGGGTCACGTCCTATCTACTCTGCAGGGCGGCGATAACGAGCACTGTGCGGCCAGTAATACTAATACAGTAATGTTTGCAATGTCAGGTGAAACACAAGCCGAGTTACAACATAAATTAGCTTCGTGTCTCTCGTAGTTATTATAAGCTCAACTCTCTTGTTGCCGTCCTGTCCCCTTGGAGAGGTCACAGCCAGTCGTTGCTACGCTGCGGTGTTAGCATTGCTGTTGCCGGGGAGGTAGCTGGAGCTGGAGGcggagtgcagcagcagcagcagcctgttgGGACGGACGGTGGCAGACAGAGGACGCAGCTGTCACATGCTGGATGAACGGTGACTCGAAGCTGGACTGCGGGATGACGAATTGAGCGGAGGAACATATATCATCACATGGGAAACGCTTTTGATTAAAAAGAGTATTAATCCTTCGTGTTTTTCCACTTAGCAGCTTTAAAGTTGCGGTCGCGCCGGTTGGACTGGAGCACGTTCGGTCGTGTGAACAACGTTACCGGGGAGACGGTAACTTAGTGAAGACGTGAAAGCGGTCCACTCGAAATAAGTGCGGATAATAATTAAGAGTTGAATACTTGGCTggagaataaaaacaagcaacaggGGAATTAAATCTCCCGGAGCTGAGGAGGACATCTCAAGAAGGCGAGGATCAAAGCAGCATGGTGAGTTTTGGGCCTGGAG
This Pagrus major chromosome 6, Pma_NU_1.0 DNA region includes the following protein-coding sequences:
- the pfdn5 gene encoding prefoldin subunit 5, giving the protein MAVNLTDLSLPQLEGLKTQLDQEIEFLTSSIGQLKVVQTKYVEAKDSLNVLSQNNKGKELLVPLTSSMYVPGSLNDVETVLVDVGTGYYVEKKVEDAKAFFKRKIDFLTKQIEKIQPALQEKHAMKQAVIEVMNVKIQQLQQSQQSSQVVGPTKA